One genomic region from Cetobacterium sp. 8H encodes:
- the mutS gene encoding DNA mismatch repair protein MutS: MAGDTPLMAQYKEIKKQNQDSILFFRLGDFYEMFFEDAVTASKELGLTLTSRNKEKDIDVPLAGIPYHSSSAYIGKLVSKGYKVAICEQVEDPKMAKGIVKREVVRVITPGTIIDTEYLDEKSNNYLMGIVLKKDIIGISYIDITTGEFITTEKKRTEDYVYRILGEINKISPRELIIDENSYVLLEQELKQFAQSNRINVNAGLKVRKSDEYLKKYFNVISLDSFNLNGKDGAIESAAMILDYVLELQKGNEIPVDKLIYSGSENVMELNLTTQRNLDIVSSNKENGVLGTLQWVLDSCKSSMGSRLLKHFLKNPITSKELILKRQENIGLFYDNVLLREELRGKLKDIYDIERIIGKLILGNENGRDLVALKTSILNGLEIYKLLKGNPIFEISIDKLVEVYNLIEVAIKDDAPFSVREGGIIRDGYNNELDELQNISKNGKDTILEIENRERERTGIKGLKIKYNKVFGYFIEITKANIHLVPEDYIRKQTLANAERYIVDDLKVYEEKVLNAKDKIENLEYHLFKELSLTVKEFKSELHDLAYKLAYLDVISNFAHISTKNGYIKPEILETGELEIIGGRHPIVEQLVGRENFVKNSVVLNEEKNLIILTGPNMSGKSTYMKQIALILIMAHMGCYVPAEYARIGIVDKIFTRIGASDDLVTGQSTFMLEMSEVANIVNSSTKNSFIILDEIGRGTSTFDGISIATAITEYIHDNIEAKTIFATHYHELTQLESKLRKATNFRIEVKEDEKEITFLREIVKGGADKSYGIEVARLAGLPKEILDRAKEMLKVLEERKMIIEKKVKKEQLILFGSFEENIQEQKISEPKEEIKELENEEKIAIRLLKEVELDKMTPLDAFLKLNELKRILN, encoded by the coding sequence TTGGCAGGAGATACGCCGTTAATGGCACAATATAAAGAGATAAAAAAACAAAATCAAGATAGCATATTATTCTTTAGGCTAGGTGATTTTTATGAGATGTTTTTTGAAGATGCGGTGACTGCTTCTAAAGAGTTAGGATTAACACTGACAAGTAGGAATAAAGAAAAAGATATAGATGTTCCATTAGCAGGAATACCTTATCATTCATCTTCTGCATATATCGGGAAACTTGTATCGAAAGGATATAAAGTTGCTATTTGCGAACAAGTAGAAGATCCAAAAATGGCAAAAGGAATTGTAAAAAGAGAAGTAGTAAGAGTAATAACTCCTGGAACTATAATTGATACAGAATATCTAGATGAAAAGAGTAATAATTATTTAATGGGAATTGTTTTAAAAAAAGATATAATAGGGATTTCATATATAGATATAACTACTGGAGAGTTTATAACAACTGAAAAGAAAAGAACAGAGGACTATGTATATAGAATTTTGGGTGAAATAAACAAAATTTCACCAAGAGAGTTAATTATTGATGAAAATTCATATGTTTTGCTAGAGCAAGAATTAAAACAATTTGCTCAATCAAACAGAATAAATGTAAATGCAGGATTAAAAGTAAGAAAAAGTGATGAGTATTTAAAAAAGTATTTTAACGTGATATCTCTTGATAGTTTCAATTTAAATGGTAAAGATGGAGCTATCGAATCTGCTGCGATGATTTTAGACTATGTATTAGAATTACAAAAAGGAAATGAAATACCAGTAGATAAGCTAATTTATTCAGGTAGTGAGAATGTGATGGAGTTAAATTTAACTACTCAAAGGAATCTTGATATAGTATCATCAAATAAAGAGAATGGGGTTTTAGGTACATTACAATGGGTTTTAGACAGTTGTAAAAGTTCGATGGGAAGTAGATTATTAAAACATTTTTTAAAAAATCCAATAACTTCAAAAGAATTGATTTTAAAAAGACAAGAAAATATAGGGTTATTCTATGATAATGTTCTTTTAAGAGAAGAATTAAGAGGAAAATTAAAAGATATTTATGATATTGAAAGAATCATAGGTAAATTGATTTTAGGAAATGAAAATGGAAGAGATCTTGTAGCTTTAAAAACATCGATTTTAAATGGATTAGAAATTTATAAGCTTCTTAAAGGTAATCCAATTTTTGAAATATCAATAGATAAACTTGTAGAAGTGTATAACTTAATAGAAGTTGCTATAAAAGATGATGCTCCGTTTTCTGTAAGAGAGGGTGGAATCATAAGAGATGGATATAATAATGAGTTAGATGAGCTTCAAAATATCTCTAAAAATGGTAAAGATACAATTTTAGAGATTGAAAATAGAGAGAGAGAAAGAACAGGTATAAAAGGACTAAAAATAAAATATAATAAAGTTTTTGGTTATTTTATTGAAATCACAAAAGCAAACATACATTTAGTTCCAGAAGATTATATAAGAAAACAGACATTAGCAAATGCAGAAAGATACATAGTAGATGATTTGAAAGTTTATGAAGAGAAGGTTTTAAATGCTAAAGATAAAATAGAAAATTTAGAATATCATTTATTTAAAGAGCTATCTTTAACAGTGAAAGAATTTAAAAGTGAATTGCATGACTTAGCATATAAACTAGCATATTTGGATGTTATTTCAAACTTTGCACATATCTCTACAAAGAATGGATATATAAAACCCGAAATTCTTGAGACGGGTGAACTAGAAATTATAGGTGGAAGACATCCAATCGTAGAACAATTGGTCGGAAGAGAAAACTTTGTAAAAAACAGTGTTGTTTTAAATGAAGAAAAAAATCTTATAATTTTAACAGGACCAAATATGTCAGGAAAATCAACTTATATGAAACAGATAGCATTAATTTTAATTATGGCTCATATGGGGTGTTATGTTCCAGCAGAATATGCTAGAATAGGAATAGTTGATAAAATTTTTACTAGAATAGGTGCCAGTGATGATTTGGTAACAGGTCAATCTACATTTATGTTAGAGATGAGTGAAGTTGCTAATATAGTTAATAGTTCAACTAAAAATTCATTTATTATTTTAGATGAAATTGGAAGAGGAACATCCACTTTTGATGGAATATCAATAGCAACAGCAATAACAGAATACATTCATGATAATATTGAGGCCAAAACAATTTTTGCAACACATTATCATGAACTGACACAATTAGAATCAAAACTAAGAAAAGCTACTAATTTTAGAATAGAAGTTAAAGAAGATGAAAAGGAAATAACTTTTTTAAGAGAAATTGTAAAAGGTGGAGCAGATAAATCTTATGGAATAGAAGTGGCAAGATTAGCCGGTCTTCCAAAAGAGATCTTAGATAGAGCAAAAGAGATGTTAAAAGTTTTAGAAGAAAGAAAGATGATTATTGAAAAAAAGGTAAAAAAAGAACAATTAATACTGTTTGGTAGCTTTGAAGAAAATATCCAGGAGCAAAAAATATCAGAGCCTAAAGAAGAGATAAAAGAGTTAGAAAATGAGGAAAAAATAGCAATTCGGTTATTAAAAGAGGTGGAGCTTGATAAGATGACCCCTTTAGACGCTTTTTTAAAGCTTAATGAATTAAAACGTATCTTAAACTAG
- the pflA gene encoding pyruvate formate-lyase-activating protein, whose translation MIKGFIHSHESFGTVDGPGIRYVVFTQGCPLRCKYCHNCDTWKREDAKFVETPEKTFLEICKYKNFIKKGGVTITGGDPLTQPEYVKELLKLCKKDGIHTAIDTSGYLFNDKVKEALEYADLVLLDIKSIDPEQYKELTGVDLDPTLKFAEYLKEIGKPMWVRHVVVPGITDNDELLEKLADYLKQFDNLEKVEVLPYHSLGEYKWQKMAMEYPLKGVPQLSAERLENARNIFKSRGLSVK comes from the coding sequence ATGATAAAAGGATTTATACACTCACACGAAAGTTTTGGAACCGTTGATGGACCTGGTATAAGATATGTAGTGTTTACTCAAGGTTGTCCTTTAAGATGTAAATATTGCCATAATTGTGATACTTGGAAGAGAGAGGATGCAAAATTTGTTGAGACTCCTGAAAAAACATTCTTAGAAATCTGTAAATATAAAAACTTTATAAAAAAAGGCGGAGTAACGATCACCGGTGGTGATCCGTTAACTCAGCCTGAGTATGTGAAAGAGTTATTAAAACTTTGTAAAAAGGACGGGATACATACGGCTATAGATACGTCGGGGTATTTATTTAATGATAAAGTTAAAGAAGCCTTAGAGTATGCAGATCTTGTTTTATTAGATATAAAGTCTATAGACCCTGAGCAATACAAAGAATTAACTGGTGTAGATTTAGACCCAACACTTAAATTTGCAGAGTATTTGAAAGAGATTGGAAAACCAATGTGGGTAAGACACGTTGTTGTTCCTGGAATCACTGATAATGATGAATTGTTAGAAAAATTAGCAGATTATTTAAAACAATTTGATAATTTAGAGAAAGTCGAAGTTTTACCATATCACTCTTTAGGAGAGTATAAATGGCAAAAGATGGCGATGGAGTATCCTTTAAAAGGAGTACCACAACTTTCAGCAGAAAGACTTGAAAACGCAAGAAACATATTTAAAAGTAGAGGACTATCAGTTAAATAA
- the recA gene encoding recombinase RecA, translating to MAKKVSETTDKSKALETALKQIRKDFGDGSIMKLGENQGMNIEVIPTGSINLNLALGIGGVPRGRILEVYGAESSGKTTIALHIVAEAQKMGGVAAFIDAEHALDPVYAKALGVDVDELLISQPDFGEQALEIADMLVRSGAIDVIVVDSVAALVPKAEIDGEMSDQQMGLQARLMSKALRKLTASINKSKTTMIFINQVRDKIGGFSFGPQTTTTGGKALKFYSSVRLEVKRVGSVKQGEDMIGNETVVKVTKNKVAPPFKEAKFQIMYGKGISRVGEIMDMALDNDIVAKSGAWFSFGDIRLGQGKENVKLRLENEPELLEVIEQKVNQLLEKKSIVLHANEGDDAEIETEEIIEE from the coding sequence ATGGCTAAAAAAGTGTCAGAAACAACGGATAAATCAAAAGCTTTAGAAACAGCACTAAAGCAAATAAGAAAAGATTTTGGAGATGGATCAATAATGAAACTTGGTGAAAATCAAGGAATGAATATTGAAGTAATTCCAACAGGAAGTATAAATTTAAATTTAGCATTAGGAATAGGTGGAGTTCCAAGAGGAAGAATTCTAGAGGTGTATGGTGCTGAAAGTTCTGGTAAGACAACAATTGCTCTACACATTGTTGCAGAAGCACAAAAGATGGGAGGAGTTGCAGCATTTATAGATGCCGAACATGCATTAGATCCAGTTTATGCAAAAGCGTTAGGTGTAGATGTAGACGAATTATTGATATCACAACCAGATTTTGGAGAGCAAGCTCTAGAGATTGCTGATATGTTAGTTAGATCAGGAGCTATAGATGTTATAGTAGTTGACTCGGTAGCAGCTCTTGTACCGAAAGCAGAGATAGATGGTGAGATGTCAGATCAACAAATGGGACTTCAAGCTAGACTTATGTCAAAAGCATTAAGAAAATTAACAGCTTCAATTAATAAATCAAAAACAACAATGATATTTATAAACCAAGTTAGAGATAAAATAGGAGGTTTCAGTTTTGGACCTCAAACAACAACAACAGGAGGAAAAGCACTAAAGTTTTATTCGTCAGTTAGACTTGAAGTAAAAAGAGTTGGAAGCGTAAAACAAGGTGAAGATATGATAGGAAATGAAACTGTTGTAAAAGTAACTAAGAATAAAGTTGCTCCTCCGTTTAAAGAAGCTAAATTCCAGATAATGTATGGTAAGGGAATCTCAAGAGTTGGAGAGATCATGGATATGGCTTTAGACAATGATATAGTTGCTAAGTCAGGTGCTTGGTTCAGTTTTGGTGATATAAGACTTGGCCAAGGAAAAGAAAATGTTAAATTAAGACTTGAAAATGAGCCTGAATTATTAGAAGTAATAGAACAAAAGGTAAATCAACTTTTAGAAAAAAAATCGATAGTTTTACATGCTAATGAGGGAGATGACGCTGAGATTGAAACTGAAGAGATTATTGAAGAATAA
- the dusB gene encoding tRNA dihydrouridine synthase DusB, translating to MKIYIAPLAGVTDYTFRGVLDEYKPDLMFTEMVSINALEMENEKTLNQILRIRDGEAVQIFGKDIEKMVHSAKYITEKLGVKHIDVNAGCPVNKIIKNGYGAALLEDPEQIKRILCEIRENIADDVDLSLKTRVGYKGLKQHKLVGKIAEEAGCKHITIHGRTREQMYSGKADWDLIKEVKESVNIEVIGNGDIFTAEDAYEKVKQSGVDGIMLARGICGNPWLVQQIKERFEFGEVKTEVTPSDRLDMAIKHTLQAKLDNPNKVFLFELRKHLCWYLKGMRNGAALKSAINQIDNYDELVALLERAKDNL from the coding sequence ATGAAGATATATATTGCTCCTTTAGCAGGAGTTACAGACTATACATTTAGAGGTGTTTTAGATGAATATAAACCAGATCTAATGTTTACAGAAATGGTTAGTATAAATGCTCTAGAGATGGAAAATGAAAAAACTTTAAATCAAATATTGAGAATAAGAGATGGAGAAGCAGTTCAAATATTTGGAAAAGACATAGAAAAAATGGTTCACAGTGCAAAATACATAACAGAAAAGTTAGGGGTTAAGCACATAGATGTAAATGCAGGGTGCCCTGTAAATAAAATAATAAAAAACGGTTATGGAGCCGCTCTTTTAGAAGATCCAGAGCAGATAAAAAGAATTCTATGTGAAATAAGAGAAAACATAGCTGATGATGTGGACCTTTCTTTAAAAACAAGAGTTGGTTACAAAGGATTAAAACAACATAAATTAGTAGGAAAAATAGCAGAAGAAGCTGGATGCAAGCATATTACAATCCACGGAAGAACAAGAGAGCAGATGTATAGTGGAAAAGCAGATTGGGATTTAATAAAAGAAGTGAAGGAAAGTGTTAATATAGAAGTTATAGGTAACGGAGATATATTTACAGCTGAGGATGCATATGAGAAAGTTAAGCAATCAGGTGTAGATGGAATAATGCTAGCAAGAGGTATCTGTGGTAATCCTTGGTTAGTTCAACAAATAAAAGAGAGATTTGAATTTGGTGAAGTAAAAACAGAAGTTACTCCTTCAGATAGACTAGATATGGCAATAAAACATACACTTCAAGCGAAGTTGGATAACCCTAATAAAGTTTTCCTTTTTGAACTTCGTAAACATCTATGTTGGTATTTAAAAGGTATGAGAAATGGAGCAGCTTTAAAAAGTGCAATAAATCAGATTGATAACTATGATGAATTAGTAGCACTATTGGAGAGGGCAAAAGATAATTTATAG
- the pflB gene encoding formate C-acetyltransferase yields the protein MENLQSYWSEFKGNLWQKEINVRDFIQNNYTPYTGDEEFLAGATENTKAVWSKLTEMFKVEIEKGVYDAETRYPQAIDTYGPGYISKENESIVGLQTDAPLKRGIYPKGGLRMVENSLTAYGYEIDPITREIFSRYRKTHNEGVFSAYTDDMKAVRKSGIVTGLPDAYGRGRIIGDYRRVALYGVDRLIEDRKFELKKAESPELTEEIIRKREEISEHISALKAFVKMCASYGFDVTKPAKNAKEAVQWVYFAYLAATKDQDGAAMSVGRTATFLDIFIERDLAKGLITESEAQDLIDQFIIKLRIIRFLRTPEYNELFSGDPTWVTEALGGEGVDGRTLVTRTSFRYLNTLYNLGPAPEPNLTVLWSQKSPAPWKNFCAKVSIDTSAIQYENDDLMRPDLGDDYGIACCVSPMKIGKQMQFFGARVNLPKALLYTINGGRDEKSGAQVAPKFEGITSEYLDFDEVMAKYDTMLKWLAGVYINALKVIHYMHDKYSYEAFEMSLHDVEVLRTQASGIAGLSIVADSLAAIRDAKVKVIRDERGIAVDFIREGEYVAFGNNDDNTDKLAVEIMEKFMNYIRTHETYRNSKATQSILTITSNVVYGKKTGTTPCGRPAGTPFSPGANPMNGRDTRGAVAALASVAKLPFHHAEDGISYTFAITPGALGKTREDRVENLVGLMDGYFTMDGGQHLNVNVFDKALLEDAMANPEKYPQLTIRVSGYAVNFVRLTKEQQLDVISRTINGNM from the coding sequence ATGGAAAACTTACAATCTTACTGGTCAGAATTTAAAGGAAACTTATGGCAGAAAGAGATCAACGTTAGAGATTTCATTCAAAACAACTACACACCATATACAGGTGATGAAGAATTCTTAGCAGGAGCTACAGAAAATACAAAAGCTGTTTGGTCTAAATTAACAGAAATGTTCAAAGTTGAAATTGAAAAAGGTGTTTATGATGCAGAAACAAGATACCCACAAGCAATCGATACTTATGGACCTGGATATATATCAAAAGAAAACGAGTCAATAGTAGGACTTCAAACTGATGCACCATTAAAAAGAGGAATCTATCCAAAAGGTGGATTAAGAATGGTAGAAAACTCTCTTACTGCTTATGGATATGAAATTGATCCAATAACAAGAGAAATTTTCAGCAGATATAGAAAAACTCATAACGAAGGAGTATTCTCAGCTTATACTGACGATATGAAAGCGGTAAGAAAATCAGGAATCGTAACAGGATTACCAGATGCTTACGGAAGAGGAAGAATAATAGGAGACTACAGAAGAGTAGCTCTATACGGAGTAGATAGATTAATCGAAGACAGAAAGTTTGAATTAAAGAAAGCTGAGTCTCCAGAATTAACAGAAGAAATCATCAGAAAAAGAGAAGAGATTTCTGAGCATATCAGTGCATTAAAAGCATTTGTAAAAATGTGTGCTTCTTACGGATTTGACGTAACTAAGCCAGCAAAGAATGCTAAAGAAGCTGTACAGTGGGTATACTTTGCATACTTAGCAGCTACAAAAGATCAAGATGGAGCTGCAATGTCAGTTGGAAGAACTGCTACATTCTTAGACATCTTCATTGAAAGAGATTTAGCAAAAGGATTAATCACTGAGTCTGAAGCTCAAGATTTAATCGACCAATTTATCATAAAATTAAGAATAATCAGATTCTTAAGAACTCCAGAGTACAATGAGTTATTCTCAGGAGATCCTACATGGGTAACTGAAGCTTTAGGAGGAGAAGGAGTAGATGGAAGAACTCTTGTTACAAGAACATCATTCAGATACTTAAATACTCTTTATAACTTAGGACCAGCTCCAGAGCCAAACTTAACAGTTTTATGGTCACAAAAATCTCCAGCACCTTGGAAGAACTTCTGTGCTAAAGTATCAATCGATACATCAGCAATTCAATACGAAAACGACGATTTAATGAGACCTGATTTAGGTGACGATTATGGAATCGCTTGTTGCGTATCTCCAATGAAAATAGGAAAGCAAATGCAATTCTTCGGAGCTAGAGTAAACTTACCAAAAGCTTTACTTTATACAATAAACGGTGGAAGAGATGAGAAGTCAGGAGCACAAGTTGCACCTAAATTCGAAGGAATCACTTCTGAGTACTTAGACTTTGATGAAGTAATGGCTAAATACGATACAATGTTAAAATGGTTAGCAGGAGTATATATCAATGCTCTTAAAGTTATCCACTACATGCACGATAAATACTCTTATGAGGCATTTGAAATGTCACTTCATGATGTAGAAGTTTTAAGAACTCAAGCATCAGGAATCGCTGGATTATCAATCGTTGCTGACTCTTTAGCAGCTATCAGAGATGCTAAAGTAAAAGTTATCAGAGATGAAAGAGGAATCGCAGTAGACTTCATCAGAGAAGGAGAGTACGTAGCATTCGGAAACAACGATGATAATACAGATAAATTAGCAGTAGAGATTATGGAAAAATTCATGAACTACATCAGAACTCATGAGACTTACAGAAACTCAAAAGCAACTCAATCTATCCTAACAATAACTTCAAACGTTGTTTATGGAAAGAAAACAGGAACAACTCCATGTGGAAGACCAGCAGGAACTCCATTCTCACCAGGAGCTAACCCAATGAACGGAAGAGATACAAGAGGAGCTGTAGCAGCACTTGCATCAGTAGCTAAATTACCGTTCCACCACGCAGAAGATGGAATATCTTATACATTTGCTATAACTCCAGGAGCTTTAGGAAAAACTAGAGAAGACAGAGTAGAAAACTTAGTAGGATTAATGGATGGATACTTCACAATGGATGGAGGACAACACTTAAACGTAAACGTATTCGATAAAGCTTTATTAGAGGATGCTATGGCAAACCCTGAGAAGTACCCTCAATTAACAATCAGAGTATCTGGATACGCAGTAAACTTCGTAAGATTAACTAAAGAGCAACAATTAGACGTTATCTCTAGAACAATCAACGGAAATATGTAA
- a CDS encoding regulatory protein RecX codes for MKLKRLLKNKYLFENGLNIGLSNEIISEYDLKRREELSQEEYLRVLELAALSTSYFYLAKRDYSKKEIYNKLLQKYWEKIPVQKVILILEAKGLLDDLEFAKNYVKNKKGGRKKIEYDLRLKGISSSVLKEALESYENEDELSELRKAWDKLGSRDEQKKIASLMRKGYSYGDIKKILVEKQEEEC; via the coding sequence TTGAAACTGAAGAGATTATTGAAGAATAAATATCTCTTTGAAAATGGTCTCAACATAGGACTTAGCAATGAAATAATAAGTGAATATGATTTGAAAAGGAGAGAGGAGCTATCTCAAGAAGAATACTTAAGAGTATTAGAGTTAGCTGCTCTCTCTACTTCATATTTTTATTTAGCTAAGAGAGACTATTCAAAGAAAGAGATTTATAATAAGTTGTTACAAAAATATTGGGAAAAAATTCCAGTGCAAAAAGTTATTTTAATTTTAGAAGCAAAAGGACTATTAGATGATTTAGAGTTTGCTAAGAATTATGTTAAGAATAAAAAAGGTGGACGAAAAAAAATCGAATATGACTTAAGACTAAAGGGCATTAGTAGTTCAGTTTTAAAAGAAGCTTTAGAAAGTTATGAAAACGAAGATGAACTTTCAGAGCTTAGAAAAGCTTGGGATAAATTAGGAAGTAGGGATGAACAAAAAAAAATAGCCTCATTGATGAGGAAAGGATATTCTTACGGAGACATAAAAAAAATACTTGTAGAAAAACAGGAGGAAGAATGTTAA
- a CDS encoding 1-acyl-sn-glycerol-3-phosphate acyltransferase gives MLTLIKVSFTALFGFIYITLFKTRGVKKLSDEKAALEARRLLRKLSEKIVKAARIDLEVIYLDEKAYRKIKLEEGVVIVANHESNLDIPVIVSALDIPVGFVAKKEMESWPFYSMWMKLSKCIFLDRSNPREGIKSIRKAVDIVKQGYPTVIFPEGERSIDGKVGTFKKGSFKLATETGGIILPLTIDGTFFVQNRNNIKINSNKKVILTVGKPIDMKKIDMKDDKKLNEYVREMIVVEKVVKKN, from the coding sequence ATGTTAACACTAATAAAAGTTTCTTTTACAGCATTATTTGGTTTTATTTATATTACGCTTTTCAAAACTAGGGGAGTAAAAAAATTATCAGATGAAAAAGCAGCATTAGAAGCAAGAAGATTGTTGAGAAAACTTTCAGAAAAGATTGTAAAAGCTGCAAGAATAGATTTAGAAGTAATATATCTAGATGAGAAAGCATATAGAAAAATAAAGTTAGAAGAAGGGGTTGTTATAGTAGCTAATCATGAAAGTAATTTAGATATTCCTGTGATTGTTTCAGCACTAGATATTCCAGTGGGATTTGTTGCTAAAAAAGAGATGGAGAGTTGGCCGTTTTACTCTATGTGGATGAAGTTAAGTAAATGTATATTTTTAGATAGATCAAATCCTAGAGAAGGGATAAAGAGTATTAGAAAAGCGGTTGATATAGTTAAACAAGGATATCCAACGGTTATTTTTCCAGAAGGAGAAAGAAGCATTGATGGAAAAGTTGGTACTTTTAAAAAAGGAAGTTTTAAATTAGCCACAGAAACAGGCGGGATAATACTTCCGTTAACAATAGATGGAACATTTTTTGTTCAAAATAGAAATAATATAAAAATAAATTCGAATAAAAAAGTAATATTGACTGTAGGAAAACCGATAGATATGAAAAAAATAGATATGAAAGATGACAAAAAATTAAATGAATATGTTCGAGAAATGATTGTAGTAGAGAAGGTTGTGAAAAAGAATTAA
- a CDS encoding arsenate reductase family protein produces the protein MIIQIFGKKSCNDTKKAQRYFKERGIKTQFINLLEKGISEGELKVITKEFDLEMLLDIDGNEYKKRNLKYMVYDVKELLCEHPILYKTPIVRFKSEVTLGNQPEIWKNWEIK, from the coding sequence ATGATAATCCAGATATTTGGAAAAAAAAGTTGTAATGATACTAAAAAAGCTCAGAGATATTTTAAAGAGCGTGGAATAAAAACTCAGTTTATAAATCTTTTAGAAAAAGGCATTTCAGAAGGCGAACTAAAAGTGATAACAAAAGAATTTGATTTAGAAATGTTGTTAGATATAGATGGGAATGAATACAAAAAAAGAAATCTGAAATATATGGTCTACGATGTGAAGGAGTTGTTGTGTGAACATCCAATTCTTTACAAGACACCTATTGTGAGATTTAAAAGTGAAGTAACTTTAGGAAATCAACCAGAAATTTGGAAGAATTGGGAGATTAAGTAG
- the tsaD gene encoding tRNA (adenosine(37)-N6)-threonylcarbamoyltransferase complex transferase subunit TsaD: MIILGIETSCDETSIAVLKDGKEVLSNNISSQIDIHKEYGGVVPEIASRHHIKNIATILEESLAEAKITMKDVDYIAVTYAPGLIGALLVGISFAKGLSYGHDIPLIPVHHIKAHIYGNFIEHDIELPCIALVVSGGHTNIVYIDKEHNFINLGATLDDAVGESYDKVARVMGIGYPGGPIVDKLYYKGNKDALKIPEPKVDGYDFSFSGIKTSVINAVNKARMKGEEFRPEDLSASFQSKVVDILCKKTLKAVQDKEVKQIVIAGGVAANSLLRSELTKRAEKIGVKVAFPSMSYCTDNAAMIAEAAYYKLKYGKGEKFADLTLNGKATLDITKD; this comes from the coding sequence ATGATAATATTAGGAATAGAAACGTCTTGTGACGAAACATCAATCGCTGTTTTAAAAGATGGGAAAGAGGTTTTATCAAATAATATCTCTTCACAAATAGATATTCATAAAGAGTATGGAGGCGTAGTTCCAGAAATAGCTTCAAGGCATCACATAAAAAATATAGCTACAATTTTAGAGGAAAGTTTAGCTGAAGCTAAAATTACAATGAAAGATGTAGATTATATAGCAGTTACTTATGCACCAGGTCTTATAGGAGCACTATTGGTTGGCATCTCTTTTGCTAAAGGACTATCATATGGGCATGATATACCTTTAATTCCAGTTCACCATATAAAAGCTCATATTTATGGGAACTTTATAGAACACGATATAGAATTGCCTTGCATAGCTTTAGTTGTATCTGGTGGACATACAAACATCGTATATATAGATAAAGAACATAATTTTATAAATTTAGGTGCTACTTTAGATGATGCTGTTGGTGAAAGTTATGATAAAGTGGCAAGAGTTATGGGGATAGGGTATCCAGGAGGACCTATTGTAGATAAACTTTACTACAAGGGTAATAAAGATGCGCTAAAAATACCTGAGCCAAAAGTTGATGGTTATGACTTCAGTTTCTCTGGAATTAAAACATCGGTTATAAATGCAGTTAACAAAGCTAGAATGAAGGGTGAAGAGTTTAGACCAGAAGATTTATCGGCATCTTTCCAAAGTAAAGTTGTAGATATTCTTTGTAAAAAAACTTTGAAAGCAGTCCAAGATAAAGAGGTAAAACAAATTGTAATAGCTGGAGGAGTTGCAGCAAATTCTCTATTAAGAAGTGAACTTACAAAAAGAGCTGAAAAAATAGGTGTCAAAGTAGCGTTCCCTTCAATGTCTTATTGTACGGATAATGCTGCAATGATTGCGGAAGCAGCATACTATAAATTGAAGTACGGTAAAGGTGAAAAATTTGCCGATTTAACACTAAATGGGAAAGCAACACTTGATATAACAAAAGATTAA